Proteins from a genomic interval of Streptomyces fodineus:
- the thrS gene encoding threonine--tRNA ligase, translating into MNDLLPDHRRLGRELGLFGTDPLMGAGLPYWLPDGAVVRHTLEEYIREAERRAGYRHVYSPALGKRELYEISGHWDHYSDDMYPPMKLGADEVVLRPSLCPHHALIYRSRSHSYRELPLRIAELGSMHRAELSGVLGGLTRVRAIQLNDAHIFCTLDQAVEEARAALELIARVYADLGIEAVRHRLSLPGEGGKYVADPELWRRATGLLRQVLDASGIGYEEAEGEAAFYGPKIDVQIADPAGRESTLSTVQIDFHQPARFDLHYIGADGAKHRPVMVHRSIIGSVERAVAHLIEAHSGAFPAWLAPLQLAVLPVAEEQAEQAAEVVRQARELGLRAELADPAEGSLGARIRAARLVPYQLVIGAREAAAGLAAVRLRDGRRPGELPVPELLSRIAARVAARGAALWE; encoded by the coding sequence ATGAACGACCTGCTGCCCGACCACCGCCGCCTCGGCCGCGAACTCGGCCTGTTCGGCACCGACCCGCTGATGGGCGCCGGCCTGCCGTACTGGCTGCCCGACGGCGCGGTCGTACGGCACACCCTGGAGGAGTACATCCGCGAGGCCGAACGCCGGGCCGGATACCGCCATGTGTACTCGCCCGCGCTCGGCAAACGGGAGCTGTACGAGATCTCCGGGCACTGGGACCACTACAGCGACGACATGTACCCGCCCATGAAGCTCGGCGCGGACGAGGTGGTCCTGCGGCCCAGCCTGTGCCCCCACCACGCCCTGATCTACCGTTCCCGCTCCCACAGTTACCGGGAACTGCCCCTGCGCATCGCCGAGCTGGGCAGCATGCACCGTGCCGAACTCTCCGGCGTCCTCGGCGGTCTGACCCGCGTCCGCGCCATCCAGCTCAACGACGCGCATATCTTCTGCACCCTCGACCAGGCCGTGGAGGAGGCCCGCGCCGCGCTTGAGCTGATCGCCCGCGTCTACGCCGACCTCGGCATCGAGGCCGTACGGCACCGCCTGTCGCTGCCCGGCGAGGGCGGCAAGTACGTCGCCGACCCCGAACTGTGGCGCCGGGCGACCGGGCTGCTGCGGCAGGTGCTGGACGCATCCGGCATCGGCTACGAGGAGGCGGAGGGCGAGGCCGCCTTCTACGGCCCGAAGATCGACGTCCAGATCGCCGACCCGGCCGGACGCGAGTCCACCCTGTCCACCGTGCAGATCGACTTCCACCAGCCGGCCCGCTTCGACCTGCACTACATCGGCGCGGACGGCGCGAAGCACCGCCCGGTGATGGTGCACCGCAGCATCATCGGCAGCGTCGAGCGGGCCGTCGCCCACCTCATCGAGGCGCACTCCGGCGCCTTCCCGGCCTGGCTGGCGCCGCTCCAGCTGGCCGTCCTGCCGGTCGCCGAGGAGCAGGCGGAGCAGGCGGCGGAGGTCGTACGACAGGCCCGGGAGCTGGGCCTGCGGGCGGAGCTCGCCGACCCCGCCGAGGGCAGCCTCGGCGCCCGGATCCGCGCCGCGCGGCTGGTGCCGTACCAGCTGGTGATCGGTGCCCGTGAGGCCGCGGCGGGTCTGGCCGCCGTACGGCTGCGGGACGGCCGCAGGCCCGGTGAGCTGCCGGTGCCGGAGCTGCTGTCCCGGATCGCCGCACGGGTCGCCGCACGCGGTGCCGCCCTGTGGGAGTGA
- a CDS encoding nucleoside hydrolase, translating to MTGQPIPVIIDCDTGVDDALALLLAVRHPGLDLRAVTCVAGNTDVDGVVRNTLTVLEQAGAPDIPVGRGAERPLLEPARSAAHVHGADGMGDLGLPAPGRTASELDAVTLLRREILASPRPVTLIPTAPLTNIALLLRTHPEVTRNIERIVFMGGAVSVGNATPVAEFNVWHDPEAAAILLTAGVPITMYGLDVFMQVVVDAPDVHRLRQSSDPGTRLAGELLAHRPTTQGEEPEAEEAGGLGDAGAVCAVADPQGITTRRLPVEVSLAPGPSRGQTIVDRRPRPGESEIHEGRREQALVDVALQVDVDRYVKLYLETVERP from the coding sequence GTGACCGGTCAGCCCATCCCCGTGATCATCGACTGCGACACCGGTGTCGACGACGCCCTCGCCCTGCTGCTGGCGGTGCGCCACCCGGGCCTCGATCTGCGGGCGGTGACCTGCGTGGCCGGGAACACGGACGTGGACGGCGTGGTCCGCAACACCCTGACCGTGCTGGAGCAGGCGGGCGCCCCCGACATCCCGGTGGGCCGGGGCGCCGAGCGCCCGCTGCTCGAACCGGCGCGCTCGGCCGCGCATGTGCACGGCGCCGACGGCATGGGCGACCTGGGCCTGCCCGCGCCCGGGCGCACCGCGTCCGAGCTGGACGCCGTGACGCTGCTGCGCCGCGAGATCCTGGCCTCCCCGCGCCCGGTCACCCTGATCCCCACCGCGCCCCTGACGAACATCGCCCTGCTCCTGCGCACCCACCCGGAGGTGACCCGCAACATCGAGCGGATCGTCTTCATGGGCGGCGCGGTGTCCGTCGGGAACGCCACGCCGGTCGCCGAGTTCAACGTCTGGCACGACCCGGAGGCGGCGGCGATCCTGCTCACGGCCGGGGTGCCGATCACGATGTACGGCCTCGATGTCTTCATGCAGGTCGTCGTGGACGCCCCGGACGTCCACCGGTTGCGGCAGAGCAGCGACCCCGGTACCCGGCTGGCCGGTGAACTCCTCGCGCACCGGCCGACCACCCAGGGCGAGGAGCCGGAGGCGGAGGAGGCGGGCGGCCTCGGCGACGCGGGCGCGGTGTGCGCGGTCGCCGATCCGCAGGGCATCACCACCCGCCGCCTGCCGGTCGAGGTCTCCCTGGCCCCCGGCCCGTCCCGGGGCCAGACGATCGTCGACCGCCGCCCCCGCCCCGGCGAGTCCGAGATCCACGAGGGCAGACGCGAACAGGCCCTGGTGGACGTGGCGTTGCAGGTCGACGTGGACCGCTATGTGAAGCTGTACCTGGAGACGGTGGAGCGGCCCTAG
- a CDS encoding helix-turn-helix domain-containing protein, which translates to MRERDDPEVVGRRVQQLRIQRGLTQRQLAEPAYTPAYISTLEAGRVRASDVALRHIAGRLGVAFEELAVGRPAHLATDLRLRLTEAQRVLADGRAEEAAVQYAALREEAETHGLGGEQASALLGLGESALETGELAKAREFFERAEDCLADQSLPVRVPAVRGRAVSHYLAGELRYAVYLLESTLDDLNRGGLHDPDALLLLYASVIGPYMDMGAHARAAQAAEFALALAPRAADPALIARMHRSVARTLIAEGRVAEADASLAKAAELYRQLQLRTELANCHWMRGYVCVQNGELERAEAELRQAYAMLSESRAALYRSQAAVELADVLHRRAKSEEAAVLLEGVLGDFSSERGAVHAAAAHRLLGIIAEDARDTEAAEEHYVRALSLLERAGAAGDLADLCRLLGDLLRRTGRIEAALDAYRTGLGHRTAPGTTTLGPAPAQPPL; encoded by the coding sequence ATGCGCGAACGGGATGATCCCGAGGTCGTCGGCAGGCGCGTACAGCAATTGCGCATCCAACGCGGGCTGACCCAGCGACAGTTGGCGGAGCCCGCCTACACACCCGCCTACATCTCCACCCTGGAGGCGGGCCGCGTGCGAGCCTCCGACGTGGCGCTGCGGCACATCGCCGGCCGGCTCGGCGTGGCCTTCGAGGAGCTGGCCGTCGGCCGGCCCGCGCATCTCGCCACCGACCTCAGGCTTCGGCTCACCGAGGCCCAGCGGGTGCTCGCCGACGGCCGGGCCGAGGAGGCCGCCGTGCAGTACGCGGCGCTGCGGGAGGAGGCCGAGACCCATGGGCTGGGCGGCGAGCAGGCCAGCGCGCTGCTCGGGCTCGGTGAATCCGCCCTGGAGACAGGTGAGCTGGCCAAGGCCCGGGAGTTCTTCGAACGGGCCGAGGACTGCCTCGCGGACCAGTCGCTCCCGGTGCGCGTACCGGCCGTCCGCGGCCGCGCCGTCTCCCACTACCTCGCCGGTGAACTCCGCTACGCCGTCTACCTCCTGGAGTCCACCCTCGACGACCTGAACCGCGGCGGACTGCACGACCCCGACGCCCTGCTGCTGCTCTACGCCAGCGTCATCGGCCCGTACATGGACATGGGCGCGCACGCCCGCGCCGCCCAGGCCGCCGAGTTCGCCCTCGCGCTCGCCCCGCGGGCCGCGGACCCCGCGCTGATCGCCCGGATGCACCGCTCGGTGGCCCGTACCCTGATCGCCGAGGGCCGGGTCGCCGAGGCCGACGCCTCCCTCGCCAAGGCGGCCGAGCTGTACCGCCAGCTGCAGCTGCGCACCGAGCTGGCCAACTGTCACTGGATGCGCGGTTACGTCTGCGTCCAGAACGGCGAACTGGAGCGTGCCGAGGCCGAGTTGCGGCAGGCGTACGCGATGCTCTCGGAGAGCCGGGCCGCGCTGTACCGCAGCCAGGCCGCCGTGGAACTGGCCGACGTGCTGCACCGCCGGGCCAAGTCGGAGGAGGCCGCCGTACTCCTGGAGGGCGTCCTCGGCGACTTCTCCTCCGAGCGCGGCGCGGTGCACGCCGCCGCGGCCCACCGACTCCTCGGCATCATCGCCGAGGACGCCCGGGACACCGAGGCCGCCGAGGAGCACTACGTCCGTGCGCTCAGCCTGCTGGAACGCGCGGGCGCGGCCGGCGACCTCGCCGACCTGTGCCGCCTCCTGGGCGACCTGCTGCGCCGCACGGGCCGTATCGAGGCGGCCCTGGACGCCTACCGCACCGGCCTCGGCCACCGCACCGCCCCGGGCACCACCACCCTGGGCCCGGCCCCGGCCCAGCCACCGCTGTGA
- a CDS encoding amidohydrolase, with protein MTSPAARTALDLTSDLPVPDLEDLYRDLHRHPELSLCEHRTAGTLAGRLKGAGFETTEGVGGTGVVGRLVNGDGPAVLLRADMDALPVKEETGLPYASETDGVMHACGHDLHVTWLTGAAEALAAGRETWRGTLLVVGQPAEESGRGAARMVADGLYERFGRPDVLLGQHAAPGLAGLYPHAPGPIMSAATDVDIVVHGRGGHGSRPEATVDPVVTAAYLVTRLQTVVSREIAAGDAAVLTVGRIEAGIRHNIIPSEARISLNLRTQSEDVRQRMLAAIRRIARGECLAAGCPREPEVTIGSTFPMTVNDADTDRAVAAVHEEVFGAGTVFDPGPAMGSEDFPHLALDGAIPYSYWFVTTTPAEVWDQAPGDTLPQKLAAVPSNHSPHFAPDLSVVAPGVRTLVSGALALLSVA; from the coding sequence GTGACTTCTCCCGCCGCCCGTACCGCCCTGGACCTGACCTCCGACCTCCCGGTGCCGGACCTGGAGGACCTCTACCGGGACCTGCACCGCCACCCCGAGCTGTCCCTGTGCGAGCACCGCACCGCCGGGACGCTGGCCGGGCGACTGAAGGGCGCCGGGTTCGAGACGACGGAGGGGGTCGGCGGCACCGGGGTCGTGGGGCGGCTGGTCAACGGGGACGGGCCGGCCGTGCTGCTGCGCGCCGACATGGACGCGCTGCCGGTCAAGGAGGAGACCGGGCTGCCGTACGCCTCCGAGACGGACGGCGTGATGCACGCCTGCGGGCACGATCTGCACGTCACCTGGCTGACCGGGGCCGCCGAGGCGCTGGCCGCCGGGCGGGAGACCTGGCGGGGCACCCTGCTGGTGGTGGGCCAGCCGGCCGAGGAGAGCGGGCGGGGCGCGGCCCGGATGGTCGCGGACGGGCTGTACGAGCGGTTCGGCCGGCCGGACGTCCTGCTCGGCCAGCATGCCGCGCCGGGCCTGGCGGGCCTGTACCCGCACGCGCCGGGCCCGATCATGTCGGCGGCGACGGACGTGGACATCGTGGTGCACGGGCGGGGCGGCCACGGTTCACGCCCGGAGGCGACCGTGGATCCCGTGGTGACCGCCGCCTATCTCGTCACCCGGCTGCAGACGGTGGTGTCGCGGGAGATCGCCGCCGGTGACGCGGCCGTGCTGACCGTGGGCCGGATCGAGGCCGGCATCCGGCACAACATCATCCCGTCCGAGGCACGCATCTCGCTGAACCTGCGCACCCAGTCCGAGGACGTACGGCAGCGGATGCTGGCCGCGATCCGGCGTATCGCGCGGGGCGAGTGCCTGGCCGCCGGCTGCCCGCGCGAGCCGGAGGTGACCATCGGCAGCACCTTCCCGATGACCGTCAACGACGCGGACACCGACAGGGCCGTGGCCGCCGTGCACGAGGAGGTCTTCGGCGCGGGCACGGTGTTCGACCCGGGCCCGGCGATGGGCAGCGAGGACTTCCCGCACCTGGCGCTCGACGGCGCGATCCCGTACTCGTACTGGTTCGTGACGACCACCCCCGCCGAGGTGTGGGACCAGGCCCCCGGTGACACCCTGCCGCAGAAACTCGCGGCCGTGCCGAGCAACCACAGCCCGCACTTCGCGCCCGACCTGTCCGTGGTCGCCCCGGGTGTCCGCACCCTCGTCTCCGGGGCCCTGGCACTGTTGTCGGTGGCGTGA
- a CDS encoding PP2C family protein-serine/threonine phosphatase, with protein sequence MTDLEYGRRRQLLSVRGHSVAWVPPLLLLVGIVLLDFNTSERFRIVGWIVLVPGTAAAICGMWTTAAFAGLAVVTYVAVDSAWPDQYRAGLGDFVLVALGGLMAVMASAVRLRKERQTLHIQDIAETTRRTVLRPLPPRWAGLDQAGVYLAADVEARVGGDFYDIQPGPHGTRVLVGDVQGKGLGAVETAAALLGTFREAGYHEKDLATVAERLEIRILRHRRHTTALGRDDGDRFATAVLIGFPEDPYPTIGVVNFGHEAPLAVGPGGVGELPSGDGLPLGLCDLVGGLPPVRRVPLAADETLLLVTDGVSEARDRFGAFYPLARDIADAVAADPGLAEPRHLVRRVRDGVLRHSGGRLGDDTTAFAVRRIQEAAGEDGEEGRLRS encoded by the coding sequence GTGACGGACCTGGAGTACGGGCGGCGGCGCCAGCTGCTGAGCGTGCGCGGCCACAGCGTCGCCTGGGTGCCGCCCCTGCTGCTGCTCGTCGGCATCGTGCTGCTGGACTTCAACACCAGTGAACGGTTCCGGATCGTCGGCTGGATCGTGCTGGTCCCCGGCACGGCCGCCGCGATCTGCGGGATGTGGACGACCGCCGCCTTCGCCGGGCTGGCGGTGGTGACGTACGTCGCCGTCGACAGCGCGTGGCCCGACCAGTACCGGGCCGGTCTCGGCGACTTCGTCCTGGTCGCCCTCGGCGGGCTGATGGCTGTGATGGCCTCCGCCGTGCGGCTGCGCAAGGAGCGGCAGACCCTGCACATCCAGGACATCGCCGAGACCACCCGCCGTACCGTGCTGCGCCCGCTGCCGCCGCGCTGGGCCGGTCTGGACCAGGCCGGGGTGTATCTGGCGGCGGATGTCGAGGCCCGGGTCGGCGGCGACTTCTACGACATCCAGCCCGGACCGCACGGCACCCGCGTGCTCGTCGGCGATGTGCAGGGCAAGGGCCTCGGCGCGGTGGAGACCGCCGCCGCGCTGCTCGGCACCTTCCGTGAGGCCGGGTACCACGAGAAGGACCTCGCGACCGTGGCCGAACGCCTGGAGATCCGGATACTGCGGCACCGCCGGCACACCACCGCGCTCGGCCGCGACGACGGCGACCGCTTCGCCACCGCCGTGCTGATCGGCTTCCCCGAGGACCCCTACCCCACCATCGGGGTCGTCAACTTCGGCCATGAGGCACCGCTCGCCGTCGGTCCGGGCGGAGTGGGCGAACTGCCCAGCGGCGACGGGCTGCCGCTCGGCCTCTGCGACCTCGTGGGCGGCCTGCCGCCGGTGCGCCGGGTGCCGTTGGCCGCCGACGAGACCCTGCTGCTGGTCACCGACGGGGTGAGCGAGGCCCGCGACCGTTTCGGCGCGTTCTATCCGCTGGCCCGGGACATCGCCGACGCGGTCGCCGCCGACCCGGGCCTGGCCGAGCCCCGGCACCTGGTCCGCCGGGTCCGCGACGGGGTGCTGCGGCACAGCGGCGGCCGGCTGGGCGACGACACCACGGCGTTCGCCGTGCGGCGGATACAGGAGGCGGCGGGCGAAGACGGCGAAGAGGGACGTTTGCGGTCCTGA
- a CDS encoding DUF4142 domain-containing protein, with product MTLVALAYPSMLGLNKVTTAQDRVIANTQWGPLTEQDRDFVVKVRAAGLWEYPVGQIGLQKGTTPAVITASKHLVDGHAALDTTCRKIAPMLNITLPDLPSPQQQGFVSQLKADSGKKFDSDFANILRMTHGAIFNTISKIRSTTKNSLVRALADQANNTVLDHMTVMEKTGLVDFDQTIFQQTTPPKLPNSDLTPPPPAAGQPEVVLTPPPNATSTPVDINGLAGGNAPAGPSPSPTVR from the coding sequence ATGACCCTCGTAGCACTCGCCTATCCGAGCATGCTCGGTCTGAACAAGGTCACCACCGCCCAGGACCGCGTCATCGCCAACACCCAGTGGGGGCCGCTCACCGAGCAGGACCGGGACTTCGTGGTGAAGGTGCGGGCGGCCGGTCTGTGGGAGTACCCGGTGGGGCAGATCGGGCTGCAGAAGGGCACCACACCGGCGGTCATCACGGCCAGCAAGCACCTGGTCGACGGGCACGCGGCGCTGGACACCACCTGCCGCAAGATCGCGCCGATGCTGAACATCACCCTTCCCGACCTGCCGAGCCCCCAGCAGCAGGGCTTCGTCAGCCAGTTGAAGGCGGACAGCGGGAAGAAGTTCGACAGCGACTTCGCCAACATCCTGCGGATGACGCACGGCGCGATCTTCAACACGATCTCGAAGATCCGGTCCACCACCAAGAACTCGCTGGTGCGCGCCCTCGCCGACCAGGCCAACAACACCGTGCTGGACCACATGACGGTGATGGAGAAGACCGGTCTGGTCGACTTCGACCAGACCATCTTCCAGCAGACCACCCCGCCGAAACTGCCCAACTCCGACCTGACGCCGCCACCGCCCGCGGCGGGCCAGCCCGAGGTGGTGCTGACGCCACCGCCCAACGCCACGTCGACGCCGGTCGACATCAACGGGCTGGCCGGCGGGAACGCGCCGGCGGGACCGAGTCCCAGCCCTACCGTGCGTTGA
- a CDS encoding endonuclease/exonuclease/phosphatase family protein — protein MKRHPGGRLGVWCAGLLLAGVGVVVGCRVAGTDGVTPVPQLLAFLPWLLVPTGFALLCALLTRWWPGLVCGVAVLGLLAWYREPYGRVSEPPGPPLATLRVLTANVEFGRGTPALVPRIRDRRPDLVFVEECEYTCQATLEADFATAYPYRQAVRAAGSHGSLILSRFPLRPTAGVRGTMGMPGAVADIRGQAVRLQLAHPMPPLPNQVGLWRRELGRLRAFAAAGPRTPTILAGDFNATQDHAAFRRILDAGLTDAARLAGQDRAASWPARTASVIGAQIDHVLLSPDFTATGARFLRVAGTDHRALVVDVTLHQRR, from the coding sequence GTGAAGCGACACCCCGGAGGCAGGCTCGGTGTCTGGTGTGCCGGGCTGCTGCTGGCCGGGGTCGGTGTGGTGGTCGGCTGCCGGGTCGCCGGTACCGACGGCGTCACCCCCGTACCCCAGCTGCTCGCCTTCCTGCCCTGGCTGCTCGTGCCGACCGGCTTCGCCCTGCTGTGCGCGCTGCTCACCCGCTGGTGGCCGGGCCTGGTGTGCGGGGTCGCCGTACTCGGCCTGCTCGCCTGGTACCGGGAGCCGTACGGCAGGGTCAGCGAGCCCCCCGGTCCGCCGCTCGCCACCCTGCGCGTGCTGACCGCCAACGTGGAGTTCGGGCGCGGCACCCCCGCGCTGGTCCCGCGGATCCGCGACCGCCGGCCGGACCTCGTCTTCGTCGAGGAGTGCGAGTACACCTGCCAGGCCACGCTGGAAGCCGACTTCGCGACCGCCTACCCCTACCGGCAGGCGGTTCGCGCGGCCGGCTCGCACGGCTCGCTCATCCTCAGCCGCTTCCCGCTGCGCCCCACCGCCGGCGTCCGGGGCACGATGGGCATGCCCGGCGCCGTCGCCGACATACGCGGCCAGGCCGTACGGCTCCAACTCGCCCACCCCATGCCGCCGCTGCCGAACCAGGTCGGCCTGTGGCGGCGCGAACTCGGCAGGCTCCGCGCCTTCGCCGCCGCCGGCCCCCGCACCCCCACCATCCTCGCCGGCGACTTCAACGCCACCCAGGACCACGCCGCCTTCCGCCGTATCCTGGACGCCGGGCTGACCGACGCCGCCCGCCTCGCCGGGCAGGACCGCGCCGCCAGCTGGCCCGCGCGCACCGCCTCCGTCATCGGCGCCCAGATCGACCACGTCCTGCTCTCCCCGGACTTCACCGCGACCGGCGCCCGCTTCCTGCGCGTGGCCGGCACCGACCACCGCGCCCTCGTCGTGGACGTCACCCTCCACCAGCGGCGATGA
- a CDS encoding FUSC family protein, with protein MSREFPIGLTPPDWLIRNLRPQQAPVNKPAMARAALAMALPLAIGLATGHPAYGALASMGALSGVIGDTADAYRMRVLNIAVPQLFGAAGVTLGTLVYGHGWYAVAAVTGVALVSGMISTIGAVASVSGLLLLLNCVVGAGLPLPHPWWLAPALMTGGGLLVLILALLAWPLRSGVPERAAVAATYRTVAALLAVSGTDRTEEYEDARRTVTQSLNQSYDLILARRARHHGRSLELTRLLAQLNAITPVVEVAPAAHLAGRPLPPGIPEAVHHLAQAVETGDTDPAALDLPAPATETARAVDHALRHTAEVVTTPDVDPRGIDDRLGRPAALGIRTARAARNVVLSANSWRYGLRLAVCIGIAQALVSLIPVPRSYWVALTITFVLKPDFGSVFSRALLRALGTVAGLVIAAVVLAEVPLGWWDVPAMLLLAPLIPALTPRGYGYQTAAITPVILLLSDILNHQGTALLLPRLTDSLLGCAIALTAGYLLWPESWRTRVGDRLADAVADTAAYVETAFATTTDPAARARMRRRLYRDLSDIRTEFQRALTEPPPTGRRAAAWWPLVVAVERIIDATTAARVRVRHGAPPPSPAEITQVVLQLRELSEGVRDAETLAPVRTDLTGPADSVLEPLRQEVAAARSIASPH; from the coding sequence ATGTCGCGAGAGTTCCCCATCGGCCTCACCCCTCCCGACTGGCTGATCCGGAACCTCCGCCCCCAGCAGGCCCCCGTCAACAAGCCCGCCATGGCCCGCGCCGCCCTCGCCATGGCCCTGCCCCTCGCGATCGGCCTCGCCACCGGCCACCCGGCGTACGGCGCCCTCGCCTCCATGGGCGCCCTGTCCGGCGTCATCGGCGACACCGCCGACGCCTACCGCATGCGCGTCCTCAACATCGCCGTCCCGCAGCTCTTCGGCGCGGCCGGCGTGACGCTGGGCACGCTGGTGTACGGGCACGGCTGGTACGCGGTGGCCGCGGTGACCGGGGTCGCCCTGGTCTCCGGCATGATCTCGACGATCGGCGCGGTGGCCTCGGTCTCCGGTCTGCTCCTCCTGCTGAACTGCGTGGTGGGCGCGGGCCTCCCCCTCCCGCACCCCTGGTGGCTGGCTCCCGCCCTGATGACCGGCGGAGGCCTCCTGGTCCTCATCCTCGCCCTCCTGGCCTGGCCCTTGCGCTCGGGCGTGCCCGAACGCGCGGCGGTGGCGGCCACGTACCGCACGGTCGCCGCACTCCTGGCGGTCTCCGGCACGGACCGGACCGAGGAGTACGAGGACGCCCGCCGCACGGTCACCCAGTCCCTCAACCAGTCCTACGACCTGATCCTGGCCCGGCGCGCCCGCCACCACGGCCGCAGCCTCGAACTCACCCGTCTCCTGGCCCAGTTGAACGCCATCACGCCGGTGGTGGAGGTGGCCCCCGCGGCCCATCTGGCGGGCCGCCCCCTGCCGCCCGGGATCCCCGAGGCGGTCCACCACCTGGCTCAGGCGGTGGAAACGGGCGACACGGACCCGGCAGCCCTGGACCTCCCGGCCCCGGCGACCGAGACGGCCCGGGCGGTGGACCACGCCCTGCGCCACACGGCCGAGGTCGTCACGACCCCCGATGTGGACCCACGCGGCATCGACGACCGTCTGGGCCGTCCCGCGGCGCTGGGCATCCGCACCGCACGAGCGGCCCGCAACGTCGTCCTGTCGGCCAACTCCTGGCGCTACGGCCTGCGCCTCGCGGTCTGCATCGGCATCGCGCAGGCCCTGGTGTCGTTGATCCCCGTTCCCCGCTCCTACTGGGTGGCCCTGACGATCACCTTCGTCCTGAAGCCCGACTTCGGCTCGGTCTTCTCCCGCGCCCTGCTGCGCGCGCTCGGCACGGTGGCGGGGCTGGTGATCGCGGCGGTGGTCCTGGCGGAGGTCCCGCTGGGCTGGTGGGACGTACCCGCGATGCTGCTCCTGGCCCCCTTGATCCCGGCCCTGACCCCCCGGGGCTACGGCTACCAGACGGCGGCGATCACCCCGGTCATCCTCCTCCTCTCGGACATCCTGAACCACCAGGGCACGGCGCTGCTGCTCCCCCGTCTGACGGACTCACTGCTGGGCTGTGCGATCGCGCTGACGGCCGGCTACCTCCTGTGGCCGGAGAGCTGGCGCACGCGCGTGGGCGACCGTCTGGCGGACGCGGTGGCGGACACGGCGGCATACGTGGAGACGGCCTTCGCCACCACCACGGACCCCGCCGCCCGGGCCCGTATGCGCCGCCGCCTCTACCGCGACCTCTCGGACATCCGTACCGAGTTCCAGCGGGCCCTGACCGAACCGCCGCCGACCGGCCGGCGCGCGGCTGCCTGGTGGCCGCTGGTGGTCGCGGTGGAACGCATCATCGACGCCACGACGGCGGCCCGCGTCCGCGTGAGACACGGTGCGCCGCCGCCGTCCCCGGCCGAGATCACCCAGGTGGTGCTGCAGCTCAGGGAGCTGTCGGAGGGGGTACGGGACGCGGAAACACTGGCCCCGGTCCGCACGGATCTCACCGGTCCGGCCGACAGCGTTCTCGAACCTCTTCGCCAGGAAGTCGCGGCGGCCCGGTCGATTGCGTCTCCCCACTGA